One stretch of Nomascus leucogenys isolate Asia chromosome 7b, Asia_NLE_v1, whole genome shotgun sequence DNA includes these proteins:
- the LOC100595158 gene encoding serine hydrolase-like protein 2 isoform X1, translated as MGENATPGLISELKLAVPWGHIAAKAWGSLQGPPVLCLHGWLDNANSFDRLIPLLPQDFYYVAMDFGGHGLSSHYGPGVPYYLQTFVSEIRRVVAALKWNRFSILGHSFGGVVGATFSCTFPEMVDKLILLDAPLFLLESNEMENLLRYKRRTIEHVLQVEASQEPSRTFSLKQLLQRLLKSNSHLSEECGELLLQRGTKKVATGLVLNRDQRLSWVENSIDFISRELYAYSIRKLQAHVLFIKAVHGYFDSRENYSEKKSLPFMIDTMKSTLKERFQFVEVPGNHCVHMSEPQHVASIISSFLQCTHTLPAQLQLWAWNYEDLVLPDSTLGL; from the exons ATGGGTGAGAACGCCACACCAG GTCTGATCTCAGAGCTGAAGCTGGCTGTGCCCTGGGGCCACATCGCAGCCAAAGCCTGGGGCTCCCTGCAGGGCCCTCCAGTTCTCTGCCTGCACGGCTGGCTGGACAATGCCAACTCCTTCGACAGACTCATCCCTCTTCTCCCGCAAG ACTTTTATTACGTTGCCATGGATTTTGGAGGTCATGGGCTCTCGTCCCATTACGGCCCAGGTGTCCCATATTATCTCCAGACTTTTGTGAGTGAGATCCGAAGAGTTGTGGCAG CCTTGAAATGGAATCGATTCTCCATTCTGGGCCACAGCTTCG GTGGCGTCGTGGGCGCAACG TTTTCCTGTACCTTCCCCGAGATGGTGGATAAACTTATCTTGCTGGACGCGCCGCTATTTCTCCTGGAATCAAAT GAAATGGAGAACTTGCTGAGATACAAGCGGAGGACCATAGAGCATGTGCTGCAGGTAGAGGCCTCCCAGGAGCCCTCGCGCACGTTCAGCCTGAAGCAGCTGCTGCAGAG GTTACTGAAGAGCAATAGCCACTTGAGTGAGGAGTGCGGGGAGCTCCTCCTGCAAAGAGGAACCAAGAAGGTGGCCACAG GTCTGGTTCTGAACAGAGACCAGAGGCTCTCCTGG GTAGAGAACAGCATTGACTTCATCAGCAGGGAGCTGTATGCGTATTCCATCAGGAAGCTGCAGGCCCACGTGCTGTTCATCAA AGCAGTCCACGGATATTTTGATTCAAGAGAGAATTACTCTGAGAAGAAGTCCCTGCCGTTCATGATAGACACGATGAAATCCACCCTGAAAGAG cgGTTCCAGTTTGTGGAGGTCCCAGGCAATCACTGTGTCCACATGAGCGAACCCCAGCACGTGGCCAGTATCATCAGCTCCTTCTTACAGTGCACACACACGCTCCCAGCCCAGCTGCAGCTCTGGGCCTGGAACTATGAAGACCTAGTGCTCCCAGACTCAACACTGGGACTCTGA
- the RRP7A gene encoding ribosomal RNA-processing protein 7 homolog A isoform X3, with protein MVARRRKRAARHPEDCIPSPLGYAAIPIKFSEKQQASHYLYVRAHDARQGTKSTWPQKRTLFVLNVPPYCTEGFQVAYVVFQKPSGVSAALALKGPLLVSTESHPVKSGIHKWISDYADSVPDPEALRVEVDTFMEAYDQKIAEEEAKAKEEEGVPDEEGWVKVTRRGRRPVLPRTEAASLRVLERERRKRTRKELLNFYAWQHRESKMEHLAQLRKKFEEDKQRIELLRAQRKFRPY; from the exons ATGGTGGCGCGCAGGAGGAAGCGCGCGGCGCGGCACCCGGAGGACTGTATCCCCAGCCCACTGGGCTACGCAG CTATTCCAATCAAGTTCTCTGAAAAGCAACAGGCTTCTCACTACCTCTATGTGAGAGCACACGACGCTCGGCAAGGCACCAAGTCCACCTGGCCTCAGAAGAGGACTCTTTTTGTCCTCAATGTGCCCCCATACTGCACAGAG ggCTTCCAGGTAGCCTACGTGGTGTTCCAGAAGCCAAGTGGGGTGTCAGCGGCCTTGGCCCTGAAGGGCCCCCTGCTGGTGTCCACAGAGAGCCACCCTGTGAAGAGTGGCATTCACA AGTGGATCAGTGACTACGCAGACTCCGTGCCCGACCCTGAGGCCCTGAGGGTGGAAGTGGACACATTCATGGAGGCATATGACCAGAAGATCGCTGAG GAAGAAGCGAAggccaaggaggaggagggggtccCTGACGAGGAGGGCTGGGTGAAGGTGACCCGCCGGGGCCGGCGGCCTGTGCTCCCCCGGACTGAAGCAGCCAGCTTGCGGGTGCTGGAGAGGGAGAGACGGAAGCGCACCCGAAAAGAGCTGCTCAACTTCTACGCCTGGCAGCACCGAGAGAGCAAGATGGAGC ATCTAGCGCAGCTGCGCAAGAAGTTCGAGGAGGACAAGCAGAGGATTGAACTGCTGCGGGCCCAGCGCAAATTCCGACCCTACTGA
- the LOC100595158 gene encoding serine hydrolase-like protein 2 isoform X2, translating into MGENATPGLISELKLAVPWGHIAAKAWGSLQGPPVLCLHGWLDNANSFDRLIPLLPQDFYYVAMDFGGHGLSSHYGPGVPYYLQTFVSEIRRVVAGGVVGATFSCTFPEMVDKLILLDAPLFLLESNEMENLLRYKRRTIEHVLQVEASQEPSRTFSLKQLLQRLLKSNSHLSEECGELLLQRGTKKVATGLVLNRDQRLSWVENSIDFISRELYAYSIRKLQAHVLFIKAVHGYFDSRENYSEKKSLPFMIDTMKSTLKERFQFVEVPGNHCVHMSEPQHVASIISSFLQCTHTLPAQLQLWAWNYEDLVLPDSTLGL; encoded by the exons ATGGGTGAGAACGCCACACCAG GTCTGATCTCAGAGCTGAAGCTGGCTGTGCCCTGGGGCCACATCGCAGCCAAAGCCTGGGGCTCCCTGCAGGGCCCTCCAGTTCTCTGCCTGCACGGCTGGCTGGACAATGCCAACTCCTTCGACAGACTCATCCCTCTTCTCCCGCAAG ACTTTTATTACGTTGCCATGGATTTTGGAGGTCATGGGCTCTCGTCCCATTACGGCCCAGGTGTCCCATATTATCTCCAGACTTTTGTGAGTGAGATCCGAAGAGTTGTGGCAG GTGGCGTCGTGGGCGCAACG TTTTCCTGTACCTTCCCCGAGATGGTGGATAAACTTATCTTGCTGGACGCGCCGCTATTTCTCCTGGAATCAAAT GAAATGGAGAACTTGCTGAGATACAAGCGGAGGACCATAGAGCATGTGCTGCAGGTAGAGGCCTCCCAGGAGCCCTCGCGCACGTTCAGCCTGAAGCAGCTGCTGCAGAG GTTACTGAAGAGCAATAGCCACTTGAGTGAGGAGTGCGGGGAGCTCCTCCTGCAAAGAGGAACCAAGAAGGTGGCCACAG GTCTGGTTCTGAACAGAGACCAGAGGCTCTCCTGG GTAGAGAACAGCATTGACTTCATCAGCAGGGAGCTGTATGCGTATTCCATCAGGAAGCTGCAGGCCCACGTGCTGTTCATCAA AGCAGTCCACGGATATTTTGATTCAAGAGAGAATTACTCTGAGAAGAAGTCCCTGCCGTTCATGATAGACACGATGAAATCCACCCTGAAAGAG cgGTTCCAGTTTGTGGAGGTCCCAGGCAATCACTGTGTCCACATGAGCGAACCCCAGCACGTGGCCAGTATCATCAGCTCCTTCTTACAGTGCACACACACGCTCCCAGCCCAGCTGCAGCTCTGGGCCTGGAACTATGAAGACCTAGTGCTCCCAGACTCAACACTGGGACTCTGA
- the RRP7A gene encoding ribosomal RNA-processing protein 7 homolog A isoform X2, translating to MVARRRKRAARHPEDCIPSPLGYAAIPIKFSEKQQASHYLYVRAHDARQGTKSTWPQKRTLFVLNVPPYCTEESLSRLLSSCGLVQSVELQEKPDLAESPKESRSKFFHPKPVPGFQVAYVVFQKPSGVSAALALKGPLLVSTESHPVKSGIHKWISDYADSVPDPEALRVEVDTFMEAYDQKIAEEEAKAKEEEGVPDEEGWVKVTRRGRRPVLPRTEAASLRVLERERRKRTRKELLNFYAWQHRESSAAAQEVRGGQAED from the exons ATGGTGGCGCGCAGGAGGAAGCGCGCGGCGCGGCACCCGGAGGACTGTATCCCCAGCCCACTGGGCTACGCAG CTATTCCAATCAAGTTCTCTGAAAAGCAACAGGCTTCTCACTACCTCTATGTGAGAGCACACGACGCTCGGCAAGGCACCAAGTCCACCTGGCCTCAGAAGAGGACTCTTTTTGTCCTCAATGTGCCCCCATACTGCACAGAG GAGAGCCTGTCCCGCCTCCTGTCCTCCTGTGGCCTCGTCCAGTCTGTAGAGTTGCAGGAGAAGCCGGACCTGGCCGAGAGCCCAAAGGAGTCAAGGTCGAAGTTTTTTCATCCCAAGCCAGTTCCG ggCTTCCAGGTAGCCTACGTGGTGTTCCAGAAGCCAAGTGGGGTGTCAGCGGCCTTGGCCCTGAAGGGCCCCCTGCTGGTGTCCACAGAGAGCCACCCTGTGAAGAGTGGCATTCACA AGTGGATCAGTGACTACGCAGACTCCGTGCCCGACCCTGAGGCCCTGAGGGTGGAAGTGGACACATTCATGGAGGCATATGACCAGAAGATCGCTGAG GAAGAAGCGAAggccaaggaggaggagggggtccCTGACGAGGAGGGCTGGGTGAAGGTGACCCGCCGGGGCCGGCGGCCTGTGCTCCCCCGGACTGAAGCAGCCAGCTTGCGGGTGCTGGAGAGGGAGAGACGGAAGCGCACCCGAAAAGAGCTGCTCAACTTCTACGCCTGGCAGCACCGAGA ATCTAGCGCAGCTGCGCAAGAAGTTCGAGGAGGACAAGCAGAGGATTGA
- the RRP7A gene encoding ribosomal RNA-processing protein 7 homolog A isoform X4 → MEAYDQKIAEEEAKAKEEEGVPDEEGWVKVTRRGRRPVLPRTEAASLRVLERERRKRTRKELLNFYAWQHRESKMEHLAQLRKKFEEDKQRIELLRAQRKFRPY, encoded by the exons ATGGAGGCATATGACCAGAAGATCGCTGAG GAAGAAGCGAAggccaaggaggaggagggggtccCTGACGAGGAGGGCTGGGTGAAGGTGACCCGCCGGGGCCGGCGGCCTGTGCTCCCCCGGACTGAAGCAGCCAGCTTGCGGGTGCTGGAGAGGGAGAGACGGAAGCGCACCCGAAAAGAGCTGCTCAACTTCTACGCCTGGCAGCACCGAGAGAGCAAGATGGAGC ATCTAGCGCAGCTGCGCAAGAAGTTCGAGGAGGACAAGCAGAGGATTGAACTGCTGCGGGCCCAGCGCAAATTCCGACCCTACTGA
- the RRP7A gene encoding ribosomal RNA-processing protein 7 homolog A isoform X1 has product MVARRRKRAARHPEDCIPSPLGYAAIPIKFSEKQQASHYLYVRAHDARQGTKSTWPQKRTLFVLNVPPYCTEESLSRLLSSCGLVQSVELQEKPDLAESPKESRSKFFHPKPVPGFQVAYVVFQKPSGVSAALALKGPLLVSTESHPVKSGIHKWISDYADSVPDPEALRVEVDTFMEAYDQKIAEEEAKAKEEEGVPDEEGWVKVTRRGRRPVLPRTEAASLRVLERERRKRTRKELLNFYAWQHRESKMEHLAQLRKKFEEDKQRIELLRAQRKFRPY; this is encoded by the exons ATGGTGGCGCGCAGGAGGAAGCGCGCGGCGCGGCACCCGGAGGACTGTATCCCCAGCCCACTGGGCTACGCAG CTATTCCAATCAAGTTCTCTGAAAAGCAACAGGCTTCTCACTACCTCTATGTGAGAGCACACGACGCTCGGCAAGGCACCAAGTCCACCTGGCCTCAGAAGAGGACTCTTTTTGTCCTCAATGTGCCCCCATACTGCACAGAG GAGAGCCTGTCCCGCCTCCTGTCCTCCTGTGGCCTCGTCCAGTCTGTAGAGTTGCAGGAGAAGCCGGACCTGGCCGAGAGCCCAAAGGAGTCAAGGTCGAAGTTTTTTCATCCCAAGCCAGTTCCG ggCTTCCAGGTAGCCTACGTGGTGTTCCAGAAGCCAAGTGGGGTGTCAGCGGCCTTGGCCCTGAAGGGCCCCCTGCTGGTGTCCACAGAGAGCCACCCTGTGAAGAGTGGCATTCACA AGTGGATCAGTGACTACGCAGACTCCGTGCCCGACCCTGAGGCCCTGAGGGTGGAAGTGGACACATTCATGGAGGCATATGACCAGAAGATCGCTGAG GAAGAAGCGAAggccaaggaggaggagggggtccCTGACGAGGAGGGCTGGGTGAAGGTGACCCGCCGGGGCCGGCGGCCTGTGCTCCCCCGGACTGAAGCAGCCAGCTTGCGGGTGCTGGAGAGGGAGAGACGGAAGCGCACCCGAAAAGAGCTGCTCAACTTCTACGCCTGGCAGCACCGAGAGAGCAAGATGGAGC ATCTAGCGCAGCTGCGCAAGAAGTTCGAGGAGGACAAGCAGAGGATTGAACTGCTGCGGGCCCAGCGCAAATTCCGACCCTACTGA